The following are encoded in a window of Pseudomonas sp. St316 genomic DNA:
- a CDS encoding NAD(P)-dependent oxidoreductase produces MKKHVVLYKALSPQLMARLQAQAQVTLIERLDAQGLAQLRDALPAAHGLLGASLKLDAALLDLAPNLQAIASVSVGVDNYDIDYLTERRILLSNTPDVLTETTADTGFALILATARRVVELANLVRAGHWQQSIGSKHFGSDVHGKTLGIIGMGRIGEALAQRGHFGFGMPVLYHSHSPKPAVEQRFGARYCSLETLLREADFICLTLPLTTETHGLIGAQAFAQMRPESIFINISRGKVVDEAALIEALRNKQIRGAGLDVFEREPLSADSPLLQMDNVVATPHMGSATHETREAMARCAVDNLLAALAGKRPANLVNLKAWEDNQEE; encoded by the coding sequence ATGAAAAAGCACGTGGTGCTGTACAAAGCGTTGTCACCCCAATTGATGGCTCGCCTGCAAGCCCAGGCCCAAGTCACGCTCATCGAACGCCTCGATGCCCAGGGCCTGGCGCAACTGCGCGACGCCCTCCCCGCCGCCCACGGCCTGCTGGGCGCCAGCCTCAAGCTGGATGCGGCGCTACTGGACCTGGCGCCGAACCTGCAAGCCATCGCCAGCGTCTCGGTGGGCGTCGATAACTACGACATCGACTACCTGACCGAACGCCGGATCCTGCTCAGCAACACCCCGGACGTACTGACCGAAACCACTGCGGACACCGGTTTTGCACTGATCCTGGCAACGGCTCGGCGCGTGGTGGAACTGGCCAACCTGGTTCGCGCCGGGCACTGGCAACAGAGTATCGGCTCCAAGCATTTTGGCAGCGACGTCCACGGCAAGACGCTGGGTATCATCGGCATGGGCCGCATCGGCGAAGCGCTGGCCCAGCGCGGGCACTTCGGCTTCGGCATGCCGGTGCTCTACCACAGCCACTCGCCAAAGCCTGCGGTGGAGCAGCGTTTCGGCGCACGTTATTGCAGCCTCGAAACGCTGTTGCGAGAGGCGGATTTCATCTGCCTGACCTTGCCGCTCACGACCGAAACCCACGGGCTGATCGGCGCCCAAGCCTTCGCGCAGATGCGTCCCGAGAGCATTTTCATCAATATCTCCCGGGGAAAAGTGGTGGATGAAGCGGCGCTGATCGAAGCCCTGCGCAACAAGCAGATCCGCGGCGCGGGGCTGGATGTGTTCGAACGCGAGCCCTTGAGTGCGGATTCGCCGCTACTGCAGATGGACAACGTGGTGGCGACACCGCACATGGGCTCGGCCACCCACGAGACCCGCGAAGCGATGGCGCGTTGTGCGGTGGACAACCTGCTGGCGGCGTTGGCGGGGAAGCGGCCGGCGAATCTGGTGAACCTGAAGGCTTGGGAAGACAATCAGGAGGAATGA
- a CDS encoding MFS transporter: MQTLNLATRRWWYIMPIVFITYSLAYLDRANYGFAAASGMAKDLIITPGLSSLLGALFFLGYFFFQVPGAIYAQKHSVKKLIFVSLILWGSLATLTGVVSNAYWLIVIRFMLGVVEAAVMPAMLVYLCHWFTRAERSRANTFLILGNPVTMLWMSVVSGYLVQQFDWRWMFIIEGLPAVLWAFVWWRLADDRPAQAKWLSDQEKQDLESVLAAEQVGIKAVKNYAEAFRSPKVIILALQFFCWSIGVYGFVLWLPSILKAGLQMNMVEAGWLSSLPYLAAVIGMLVVSWASDKAQKRKRFVWPPLLIASIAFYASYLLGAEHFWWSYGLLVIAGACMYAPYGPFFAIVPEILPANVAGGAMALINSMGALGSFGGSYLVGYLNGTTGSPGMSFLLMSGALLLSVVLTLALKPGASDREVSHTATPHPAPARS, encoded by the coding sequence ATGCAAACGCTCAACCTCGCCACCCGCCGCTGGTGGTACATCATGCCCATTGTGTTCATCACCTACAGCCTGGCCTACCTGGACCGGGCCAACTATGGATTTGCCGCCGCCTCGGGCATGGCCAAGGACCTGATCATCACCCCGGGGCTGTCATCGCTGCTCGGCGCACTGTTTTTCCTCGGCTACTTTTTCTTCCAGGTGCCGGGAGCGATCTATGCGCAAAAGCACAGCGTAAAGAAGCTGATCTTCGTCAGCCTGATCCTCTGGGGCTCGCTGGCCACCCTGACGGGCGTGGTCTCCAATGCCTACTGGTTGATCGTGATCCGCTTCATGCTCGGCGTGGTCGAGGCCGCCGTGATGCCGGCGATGCTGGTGTACCTGTGCCACTGGTTCACCCGGGCCGAACGTTCGCGGGCCAATACCTTCCTGATTCTCGGCAACCCGGTGACCATGCTCTGGATGTCGGTGGTGTCGGGTTACCTGGTGCAACAGTTCGACTGGCGCTGGATGTTCATCATCGAAGGCCTGCCGGCGGTGCTCTGGGCCTTTGTCTGGTGGCGCCTTGCCGATGATCGCCCGGCCCAGGCCAAGTGGCTCAGCGATCAGGAGAAACAGGACCTGGAAAGCGTCCTGGCGGCCGAACAGGTCGGCATCAAGGCCGTGAAGAACTACGCCGAGGCCTTCCGCTCGCCCAAGGTGATCATCCTGGCGCTGCAATTTTTCTGCTGGAGCATCGGGGTCTACGGGTTTGTGCTGTGGTTGCCGTCGATCCTCAAGGCCGGCCTGCAGATGAACATGGTCGAGGCTGGGTGGCTGTCGTCCTTGCCTTACCTGGCAGCGGTGATCGGCATGCTGGTGGTGTCCTGGGCGTCGGACAAAGCGCAGAAGCGCAAGCGTTTCGTCTGGCCACCACTGCTGATCGCCTCCATCGCGTTCTACGCCTCCTACCTGCTGGGCGCCGAGCATTTCTGGTGGTCCTATGGCTTGTTGGTGATCGCTGGCGCTTGCATGTATGCCCCGTACGGTCCGTTCTTTGCCATCGTTCCGGAAATCCTCCCGGCCAATGTCGCCGGCGGCGCCATGGCGCTGATCAACAGCATGGGCGCGCTGGGTTCGTTCGGCGGCTCGTACCTGGTGGGCTACCTCAACGGCACCACCGGCTCCCCCGGCATGTCCTTCCTGCTGATGAGCGGCGCGTTGCTGCTGTCGGTGGTACTGACCCTCGCCCTCAAGCCCGGCGCCAGCGACCGGGAAGTCTCCCATACCGCGACGCCACACCCGGCGCCCGCCCGTTCCTGA
- a CDS encoding sugar kinase translates to MPEFDVLSFGETMTMLVADQCGDLASVGQFHKRIAGADSNVAIGLSRLGFKIAWLSRVGADSLGRFVVQTLENEGLDCRHVAVDPTHPTGFQFKSRSDDGSDPQVEYFRRGSAASHLSIDSIAPSLLEARHLHATGIVPALSVTAREMSFELMTRMREAGRSLSFDPNLRPSLWTSESTMIAQINRLAALAHWVLPGLSEGRLLTGFDDPADIAAFYLDQGAEIVVIKLGADGAYYRTQLDQGVVAGVPVAQVVDTVGAGDGFAVGLISALLEGHAVTEAVQRANWIGSRAVQSRGDMEGLPTRTELLTEFETAYREQARSHRA, encoded by the coding sequence ATGCCTGAGTTCGATGTGTTGTCATTCGGCGAAACCATGACGATGCTGGTGGCTGACCAGTGCGGTGACCTGGCCAGCGTCGGCCAGTTCCACAAGCGCATCGCCGGGGCCGACAGCAACGTGGCCATCGGCCTGTCGCGGCTGGGTTTCAAGATAGCGTGGCTGAGCCGGGTTGGCGCCGATTCCCTGGGACGCTTTGTGGTGCAGACGCTGGAAAACGAAGGCCTGGATTGTCGCCACGTGGCGGTCGATCCAACGCATCCCACCGGCTTTCAGTTCAAATCCCGTAGCGACGATGGCAGCGACCCGCAGGTCGAGTATTTCCGTCGTGGCTCGGCAGCCAGTCATCTGTCGATCGATTCCATCGCGCCATCGCTGCTTGAAGCCCGTCACTTGCACGCCACCGGCATCGTCCCGGCGTTGTCGGTCACGGCCCGCGAGATGTCCTTTGAATTGATGACCCGTATGCGCGAAGCCGGCCGCAGCCTGTCGTTCGACCCCAATCTGAGGCCGAGCCTGTGGACCAGCGAGTCGACCATGATTGCGCAAATCAATCGCCTTGCCGCCCTTGCCCACTGGGTCCTGCCGGGGCTCAGCGAAGGTCGCTTGCTCACCGGTTTCGACGACCCGGCCGACATTGCCGCGTTCTATCTGGACCAAGGGGCCGAAATCGTCGTGATCAAGCTCGGCGCGGATGGCGCCTATTACCGCACGCAGCTAGATCAGGGCGTTGTCGCTGGCGTACCGGTGGCCCAAGTGGTGGACACCGTAGGCGCGGGTGACGGCTTCGCGGTCGGCCTGATCAGTGCGTTGCTCGAAGGCCACGCCGTCACCGAAGCCGTGCAGCGCGCCAACTGGATCGGCAGCCGCGCAGTGCAGAGTCGTGGAGACATGGAGGGATTGCCGACGCGCACTGAGTTATTGACTGAATTTGAAACCGCCTATCGCGAGCAAGCTCGCTCCCACAGGGCTTAA
- a CDS encoding AP endonuclease yields the protein MYNPPVSISLSSYGADLVRQQGQGSFIDLLAAAGASRIEWREELLTTEQPAELAARARAQGLQSIFSSPLELWLAGQSRPNPALALALQRSEVFGSAWLKVSLGHFTDSHDLSALADVLGASPVQLLVENDQTLQGGRIEPLLRFFTAAEEHALPVGMTFDIGNWQWQDQSAAVAARQLGRYVAYVHCKAVARRADGRLVAVPPAMTDLHLWEQLLKHMPVGVMRAAEYPLQGDDLLQLTAGHVVTLARLGQSRREPVHA from the coding sequence ATGTACAACCCACCCGTTTCCATCAGCCTTTCCAGCTACGGTGCCGACCTGGTGCGGCAACAAGGCCAAGGCAGCTTCATCGATCTGCTGGCCGCCGCCGGTGCCTCGCGCATCGAATGGCGCGAAGAGTTGCTCACCACCGAACAGCCCGCCGAACTGGCCGCTCGCGCTCGCGCCCAGGGGTTGCAAAGTATTTTCTCGTCGCCACTGGAGCTGTGGCTTGCCGGGCAGTCCAGGCCCAACCCGGCTTTGGCGCTGGCACTGCAACGGTCCGAGGTGTTCGGCTCGGCATGGCTGAAAGTCTCCCTCGGGCATTTCACCGACTCCCATGATCTGTCGGCACTGGCCGATGTGCTCGGCGCAAGCCCGGTGCAGTTGCTGGTGGAAAACGACCAGACCTTGCAAGGCGGACGGATCGAACCGTTGCTACGTTTCTTCACCGCAGCCGAAGAGCACGCATTGCCCGTCGGCATGACCTTCGACATCGGCAACTGGCAATGGCAGGACCAATCGGCCGCCGTGGCCGCCCGACAGCTCGGACGGTATGTGGCTTATGTGCATTGCAAGGCCGTGGCCCGGCGCGCCGACGGCAGACTGGTCGCCGTGCCTCCGGCCATGACCGACCTGCACCTGTGGGAGCAATTGCTCAAGCACATGCCCGTCGGGGTAATGCGCGCCGCCGAATACCCGCTGCAAGGCGATGACTTGCTGCAATTGACCGCTGGACATGTCGTCACCCTTGCCCGCCTCGGGCAATCGCGCCGGGAGCCCGTCCATGCCTGA
- a CDS encoding LacI family DNA-binding transcriptional regulator codes for MTSFSAAQRSRVTMLDVAERAGVSKASVSRFIGEDRALLSEAIARRIEQAISELGYRPNQMARGLKRGRTRLIGMLVADIRNPYSIAVMHGVETACRAHGYSLVVCNTDRDDEQERQHLALLRAYNIEGLIVNTLGHHRDELFELRSEMPLVLVDRKVDRLDSDLVGLDNPAAIEMALDHLEQRGYRDLLLVTEPFDGTSSRIERVESFKAGLLRRPALTGAVVQTCDQLTARIKAFLAQPGQGPKALFCANGIAALAATTVLRELGCHLFDDVGLIALDDLDWYPLVGSGITALAQPTAQIGASAFECLLKRLRGDNGPVRTLDFAARLIERGSTLGASR; via the coding sequence GTGACTTCTTTCTCCGCCGCCCAGCGCAGCCGCGTGACCATGCTTGACGTCGCCGAACGCGCCGGGGTTTCCAAGGCCAGTGTCTCGCGCTTCATTGGCGAAGACCGCGCCCTGCTCTCCGAGGCCATTGCCCGGCGTATCGAGCAAGCCATCAGCGAGCTCGGCTACCGGCCGAACCAGATGGCCCGCGGCCTCAAGCGCGGGCGCACGCGCCTGATCGGCATGCTGGTGGCCGATATCCGCAACCCTTATTCAATAGCCGTGATGCATGGCGTGGAAACCGCTTGCCGTGCCCATGGCTACAGCCTGGTGGTGTGCAACACCGACCGCGACGACGAGCAGGAGCGCCAGCACTTGGCGCTGTTACGCGCCTACAACATCGAAGGGTTGATCGTGAACACCCTCGGGCATCACCGCGACGAACTGTTTGAACTGCGCAGCGAAATGCCCCTGGTGCTGGTGGATCGCAAGGTCGATCGCCTCGACAGCGACCTGGTCGGCCTCGACAACCCAGCCGCCATCGAGATGGCCCTCGATCACCTCGAACAACGGGGCTACCGCGATCTGCTGCTGGTGACCGAACCGTTCGATGGCACCAGTTCGCGAATCGAACGGGTCGAGAGTTTCAAGGCCGGCCTCTTGCGACGCCCTGCCCTGACTGGCGCCGTGGTGCAAACCTGCGATCAACTGACCGCCCGCATCAAGGCCTTCCTGGCCCAACCGGGGCAAGGCCCCAAGGCGTTGTTCTGCGCCAATGGCATTGCCGCGCTGGCCGCCACGACGGTGTTGCGCGAGCTGGGTTGCCACTTGTTCGACGACGTGGGCCTGATTGCCCTCGACGACCTGGATTGGTACCCCTTGGTGGGCAGCGGTATCACGGCCCTGGCCCAACCAACAGCGCAGATCGGCGCCAGTGCGTTCGAATGCCTGCTCAAGCGTTTGCGCGGGGACAACGGGCCGGTGCGAACCCTGGATTTTGCGGCGCGGTTGATTGAGCGTGGGTCGACGCTTGGGGCTTCTCGGTGA
- a CDS encoding WG repeat-containing protein — MNFTQPRVRLLSILSVTLLVVGYASYTLFRHSGAPVDEGFAAEQLNEGGVEDIGTLALPEVEKRLNYLIQDTGETLRSLEWVSDAQLSLSIETTEPADERPLQYEPLFVPFTSAQLKAELASIQGLRFAQRLFADGSEVRLDTSSLDPLWKRAATPDEPATEQYMPQRLRFRDDSEKTFADLKAPPKVEPDDTIASHDAFALTVNKPLASLGLTVSYRSYPAFRKVVLDKDHPKVTLDDGQSFQLTALGDASASVRLSTPKTSTFVVQGLDDAGKALYSNGNNSRAFPSEGDIAALHDYYKALLQTKDDLKQLKTGQAVQQQLERLTRALAARVGPLKSNEVDYQFEATPQRIVIHVLDPMEDNTVEFAQVDNVLAQQAHYIALDRNTERYGFIDQAGQWLIKPRWVQVQDSLMADTYTLFTPEKSSDPESGWQALRSQLAYFPAGSNKLVDLPFEYITEALSNGLLLVERETNGPYGLYDAKEHRFILPMKFVNPTVTGNVFIARLGKRTDVMEGLYGAYTLDGKEILPAQFSGIEHSEGLLYASSADRSRQNVFDLDGKRINLPGDNVIGRFVGQQPLLVQDAKSRKFAFINRQGTRLPIKLPYDEVEPFSNGMAVVGRDGSYGAIDLAGRLQVPLDYNRINAFQTRYAAAIRAGGGSGLVLISQDNRLIKELGSYTSLDVPDNGNEARYYVRDPNDSDEYLVYDADGNLVQKDE, encoded by the coding sequence ATGAACTTTACCCAGCCTCGCGTGAGATTGCTGTCGATACTGAGCGTGACCTTGTTGGTGGTGGGCTATGCGTCCTACACCCTGTTTCGCCATAGCGGCGCGCCGGTGGATGAAGGTTTCGCCGCCGAGCAACTGAACGAAGGGGGCGTGGAAGACATCGGCACGCTGGCACTGCCCGAGGTGGAGAAACGCCTCAATTATTTGATTCAGGACACCGGTGAAACCCTCCGCTCCCTGGAGTGGGTCAGTGACGCGCAATTGAGCCTGAGTATTGAAACGACCGAGCCTGCCGACGAGCGGCCGTTGCAGTACGAGCCGCTGTTTGTCCCATTCACCAGTGCGCAACTGAAAGCTGAACTGGCCTCGATCCAAGGCCTGCGTTTTGCCCAGCGGCTATTCGCCGACGGTTCTGAAGTGAGGCTCGACACCAGCAGTCTTGATCCGCTCTGGAAGCGCGCCGCGACGCCGGATGAGCCGGCGACCGAGCAGTACATGCCGCAGCGCCTGAGGTTTCGCGATGACAGCGAAAAAACTTTCGCCGATCTCAAGGCGCCGCCCAAGGTCGAGCCAGACGATACGATCGCGTCCCATGACGCCTTTGCACTTACGGTGAACAAACCTCTGGCGAGCCTCGGCCTGACGGTCTCCTACCGCAGTTATCCGGCGTTCAGGAAAGTGGTCCTGGACAAGGATCACCCAAAGGTGACCCTGGACGACGGCCAGTCCTTCCAGCTCACCGCCCTGGGTGACGCCAGCGCCTCTGTGCGCCTGAGTACGCCGAAGACGTCGACCTTCGTGGTGCAGGGGCTGGACGACGCGGGCAAGGCGCTCTACAGCAACGGCAACAACTCCCGCGCGTTCCCCTCCGAAGGCGATATCGCGGCGCTGCATGATTATTACAAAGCGCTGCTGCAGACCAAGGACGATCTCAAGCAGCTCAAGACCGGCCAGGCGGTACAGCAGCAGTTGGAACGCCTGACCCGGGCGCTCGCCGCTCGGGTGGGGCCGTTGAAAAGCAACGAGGTCGACTATCAATTCGAAGCCACCCCACAGCGCATCGTCATTCATGTGCTCGATCCGATGGAAGACAACACCGTTGAGTTCGCCCAGGTCGACAACGTCCTGGCGCAGCAGGCGCATTACATCGCTCTGGATCGGAACACCGAGCGCTACGGCTTCATCGATCAGGCCGGCCAGTGGTTGATCAAGCCCCGTTGGGTGCAGGTGCAAGACAGCCTGATGGCGGATACCTACACATTGTTTACCCCGGAGAAATCCAGCGACCCCGAGTCGGGCTGGCAGGCATTGCGCAGCCAGCTCGCCTATTTTCCTGCCGGCAGCAACAAGCTTGTGGACCTGCCGTTCGAATACATCACCGAAGCGTTGAGCAATGGCCTGCTGCTGGTGGAGCGGGAAACCAACGGACCTTATGGGCTTTATGATGCCAAGGAGCATCGTTTCATATTGCCGATGAAATTCGTCAACCCCACCGTGACCGGCAACGTGTTCATCGCCCGTCTCGGCAAACGAACCGATGTCATGGAAGGCCTCTACGGCGCCTATACCCTGGACGGCAAGGAAATCCTGCCAGCGCAGTTCTCAGGCATTGAGCACAGCGAGGGTTTGCTCTACGCCAGCTCTGCCGACCGGAGTCGTCAGAACGTTTTCGACCTGGATGGTAAACGGATCAACCTGCCGGGTGACAACGTGATAGGCCGGTTTGTCGGACAGCAACCGCTGTTGGTGCAGGATGCTAAAAGCAGGAAGTTTGCTTTTATCAATCGCCAGGGGACGCGGCTGCCGATCAAGTTACCGTATGACGAGGTAGAACCGTTTTCCAACGGCATGGCGGTGGTGGGGCGTGACGGTAGCTACGGTGCCATCGACCTGGCGGGCAGGTTGCAGGTCCCGCTGGATTACAACCGGATCAACGCGTTCCAGACCCGTTATGCAGCTGCCATCCGCGCCGGTGGTGGTTCCGGGCTGGTCTTGATCAGTCAGGACAACAGGTTGATCAAGGAACTGGGTTCCTACACCAGCCTGGACGTGCCGGATAACGGCAATGAAGCCCGTTATTACGTCAGGGATCCGAATGATAGTGACGAGTACCTGGTCTATGACGCCGATGGCAATCTCGTGCAGAAAGACGAATAG